A single window of Shewanella sp. Choline-02u-19 DNA harbors:
- the rdgB gene encoding RdgB/HAM1 family non-canonical purine NTP pyrophosphatase, producing the protein MNQIVLASGNKGKLKEFSELMVDYGVEILAQSEFNVSEVAETGTTFVENAIIKARHAAEITGHAAIADDSGLEVDFLQGAPGIYSARYAGEGAKDQQNYTKLLNALENQSLRGARFQCVLVYMRHAKDPTPIICQASWEGTIGFAPQGENGHGYDPIFIPAEHQCSAAELSSDEKNQLSHRGKALVLLIAAMKQQGIFN; encoded by the coding sequence ATGAATCAAATCGTCCTTGCTAGTGGCAATAAAGGTAAGCTCAAAGAATTTTCAGAACTAATGGTTGATTACGGTGTAGAGATCCTCGCCCAAAGCGAGTTTAACGTCTCAGAAGTGGCAGAAACCGGCACCACTTTTGTTGAGAATGCGATCATTAAGGCACGCCATGCTGCAGAAATAACAGGCCATGCCGCTATCGCTGATGACTCTGGTTTAGAAGTTGATTTCCTACAAGGGGCACCTGGGATCTATTCAGCGCGTTATGCGGGTGAAGGTGCGAAAGATCAGCAAAATTACACCAAGTTACTTAACGCACTAGAGAACCAGTCACTGCGCGGCGCTCGCTTTCAATGTGTATTGGTCTACATGCGTCATGCAAAAGACCCGACACCCATTATTTGCCAAGCATCATGGGAAGGCACTATCGGCTTTGCTCCGCAGGGTGAAAATGGCCATGGGTACGACCCTATTTTTATCCCCGCTGAACACCAATGTAGCGCCGCCGAGCTTAGCAGTGATGAGAAAAACCAGTTAAGCCATCGCGGTAAAGCGCTCGTTTTGCTTATTGCTGCAATGAAACAACAAGGTATCTTTAACTAA
- the hemW gene encoding radical SAM family heme chaperone HemW codes for MLILPPLSLYIHIPWCVQKCPYCDFNSHGQNGELPQTEYVDALIADLKQDLQYVQGRQLNTIFIGGGTPSLFDAAQIQRLLVEVDKLIKFKDNIEITMEANPGTLEHDDFIAYREAGITRLSIGVQSFSSDKLNLLGRIHDKTEAEVAAQKAKVSGYQSFNLDLMHGLPNQSFDEALADIETAAALAPPHLSWYQLTIEPNTLFHSKPPQLPDDEKLWQIYEQGQKRLAELGYVQYEISAYAKEGFQCQHNLNYWQFGDYLGIGCGAHGKITQPSENQILRTVKIKHPKGYLAADNYTSDVTIVAEEDRPLEYLMNRLRLMTPIPKVEFEQRTGLDRKVLTDGIEQACAKGLMTQSSDHWQLTPRGHMFVNDLLSQFL; via the coding sequence ATGTTAATCCTGCCACCATTAAGCCTATACATTCATATTCCTTGGTGTGTACAAAAATGCCCCTACTGTGATTTCAACTCTCATGGTCAGAATGGCGAGTTGCCACAAACTGAATATGTAGACGCGCTTATTGCCGACTTAAAACAAGATCTTCAGTATGTTCAAGGCCGACAGTTAAACACTATTTTTATTGGTGGCGGCACGCCCTCTTTGTTTGACGCGGCGCAAATACAACGCCTTCTCGTTGAAGTTGATAAACTTATTAAGTTTAAAGACAATATAGAGATCACCATGGAGGCTAACCCTGGCACCTTAGAGCATGATGATTTTATTGCCTACCGCGAAGCGGGCATCACACGTTTGTCTATCGGGGTGCAGAGTTTTTCCAGCGACAAGCTGAATTTACTCGGGCGGATCCATGATAAGACAGAAGCTGAAGTTGCTGCACAAAAAGCAAAAGTATCGGGTTACCAAAGCTTTAATTTAGATCTAATGCATGGTTTACCGAACCAGAGCTTTGATGAGGCTTTAGCCGATATTGAAACCGCTGCTGCATTGGCACCGCCACATCTATCTTGGTATCAACTGACTATAGAGCCCAATACGCTGTTTCATTCCAAGCCACCTCAACTGCCTGACGATGAAAAACTATGGCAGATTTACGAGCAAGGGCAAAAAAGGCTTGCCGAGCTTGGTTACGTTCAATATGAAATATCTGCTTATGCTAAAGAAGGCTTCCAATGCCAACATAACCTTAACTACTGGCAGTTTGGCGACTACTTAGGTATAGGCTGTGGCGCACACGGTAAAATTACTCAGCCAAGTGAAAATCAAATTTTGCGTACCGTTAAGATTAAGCACCCTAAAGGTTACCTTGCTGCAGATAATTACACCTCTGATGTCACTATCGTGGCAGAGGAAGACAGACCGCTTGAGTACTTAATGAACCGTTTAAGGTTAATGACACCTATCCCTAAAGTTGAGTTTGAACAACGTACCGGGTTAGATCGAAAAGTATTAACGGATGGAATTGAGCAAGCTTGTGCTAAAGGATTAATGACTCAAAGCAGCGACCATTGGCAGCTAACGCCCAGAGGCCATATGTTTGTGAATGACTTATTGTCACAATTCCTATAA
- a CDS encoding DUF885 domain-containing protein, whose translation MPIKTKISFIALSLSVCLSSAVYAAPSPINYASPSEPVAQKANSESEKANALFESIFMENVLASPISQTYLGIKTDYDKWDEMSDAATDADLARTKKHLTQLKMLKVAKLDRQTKLSYQLLTQKLEQEIKDDQWRYHSYPVNQMYGGHSQIASFLINQHQISDIKDAKAYISRLNGVSKRLAQLQTALEIRADKGIIAPKFVFPYVISDSKNIVKGAPFDEGEDSALWADFKRKVNTLSISSAEQQQLLSAAKEALVDEVKPAYDKLISYLVKLETKADTRDGAWKLPRGEEYYNNALERTTTTHMSANDIHELGLSEVARIQNEMRDIMKKVNFEGSLQAFFTFMRDDQQFYYADTDQGRQAYLQEAISLIDTMSSRLDEVFKVKPKAPMIVKQVEAFREKSAGKAFYNNPSPDGSRPGTYYANLYDMKAMPKYQMEALAYHEGTPGHHMQIAIAQELEGVPKFRKYGGYTAYIEGWGLYSEYFPKEMGMYADPYSDFGRLAMELWRACRLVVDTGIHAKKWSREESINYYVSNTPNAESDAVKMVERHIVMPSQATAYKVGMLKLLELRTKAQTALGDKFDIRDFHTVVLQNGPVPLDVLESEIDLWIEQSS comes from the coding sequence ATGCCCATAAAAACAAAAATAAGTTTTATCGCCCTGTCCCTTTCAGTTTGCTTAAGTTCCGCAGTATATGCAGCACCATCACCAATCAATTATGCAAGTCCAAGTGAACCTGTCGCTCAAAAAGCCAATAGTGAATCTGAAAAAGCCAATGCGCTGTTTGAAAGTATTTTCATGGAAAACGTATTAGCCAGCCCTATATCACAAACCTATTTAGGCATAAAAACAGATTACGATAAATGGGATGAGATGAGCGACGCAGCAACTGATGCTGACTTAGCGCGTACTAAAAAGCATTTAACCCAACTAAAAATGCTCAAAGTAGCTAAGCTTGATAGGCAGACAAAGCTTAGCTACCAGCTACTAACACAAAAGCTTGAGCAAGAGATCAAAGACGATCAATGGCGTTACCATAGCTACCCAGTTAATCAGATGTATGGTGGCCATTCACAGATAGCTTCCTTCCTCATAAACCAACATCAGATCAGCGATATAAAAGACGCTAAAGCCTACATTAGCCGCTTAAATGGCGTGTCAAAGCGTCTTGCTCAACTGCAAACCGCATTAGAAATACGTGCAGACAAAGGTATTATCGCGCCTAAATTTGTATTCCCATATGTCATTTCCGATAGCAAAAACATCGTTAAAGGTGCACCTTTCGATGAAGGCGAAGACAGTGCTTTATGGGCTGACTTTAAGCGTAAAGTCAATACGCTGTCGATTAGTTCAGCTGAACAACAACAGCTTCTCTCAGCAGCAAAAGAGGCATTAGTCGATGAGGTTAAACCGGCATACGACAAACTTATCAGTTATCTGGTTAAGCTTGAAACCAAAGCAGATACTCGCGATGGCGCTTGGAAATTACCTCGGGGTGAAGAGTATTATAACAATGCTTTAGAGCGCACAACGACGACGCATATGAGTGCCAATGACATTCATGAGTTAGGGCTTTCTGAAGTAGCTCGAATTCAGAATGAAATGCGTGACATTATGAAGAAAGTTAACTTTGAAGGTAGCTTACAAGCATTCTTTACCTTCATGCGTGACGACCAACAATTCTATTATGCCGATACCGATCAAGGCCGTCAGGCCTACTTACAAGAAGCTATTTCACTCATTGATACCATGAGTAGCCGTCTTGATGAAGTGTTTAAGGTAAAACCTAAAGCACCAATGATTGTTAAGCAGGTCGAAGCATTTAGAGAAAAATCTGCCGGTAAAGCCTTCTATAACAACCCTTCACCAGACGGAAGTCGTCCGGGCACCTACTACGCTAACCTTTATGATATGAAGGCGATGCCAAAATACCAGATGGAAGCTCTTGCTTATCATGAGGGAACACCTGGTCATCATATGCAGATAGCTATCGCTCAAGAGCTTGAGGGTGTGCCTAAGTTCCGTAAATATGGCGGCTATACTGCTTACATTGAAGGATGGGGATTATACAGTGAGTACTTCCCTAAAGAGATGGGCATGTATGCAGATCCATATTCTGATTTTGGTCGACTAGCGATGGAGCTATGGCGTGCATGTCGCCTCGTGGTTGATACAGGTATTCATGCTAAGAAGTGGTCACGTGAAGAGTCAATAAACTACTACGTGTCGAACACACCCAACGCCGAGTCTGACGCCGTTAAAATGGTCGAAAGGCATATTGTGATGCCATCACAAGCAACCGCCTATAAAGTCGGTATGCTGAAGCTACTTGAACTAAGAACCAAAGCACAAACAGCGCTAGGTGATAAATTCGATATCAGAGATTTCCATACTGTAGTACTGCAAAATGGCCCAGTGCCTCTTGATGTACTAGAAAGTGAAATCGACCTTTGGATAGAGCAGAGTAGCTAA
- a CDS encoding LysR family transcriptional regulator — protein MLELLEPIAIFTHVARAGSFSAAARKLGISKSKVSTQVADLEHKLGVQLIQRTTRSLSLTEAGHLLYVQGEELLRDADQAVASVHNLNDATRGVLKVGISQSFGTMHIIPALPEFMARHPELELQVSLLDHKVDVVSEGLDLLLTMSEQLPLGMVARPLMKCQFLLAASPSYIEQHGMPNRPEQLVDHNCLVYQGEWHEHSVWQFKQGDDYCEIGVSGNFRVDNAPALKTAAVSGLGVVYLASYLLEDEIAQGTLVPLLDEWQLTNHLPLQAVYPRRKHLAPKVSAFIDFIKDHIGSPPYWDDPYKELYAKRK, from the coding sequence ATGTTAGAACTTTTAGAACCAATCGCAATTTTTACTCATGTAGCTCGAGCGGGCAGTTTTAGCGCTGCGGCACGAAAGTTAGGAATATCTAAGTCAAAAGTGAGTACTCAGGTCGCAGATCTTGAGCATAAGCTTGGCGTTCAACTTATTCAGCGTACTACTCGTAGTTTAAGTTTGACTGAAGCAGGTCATTTGCTCTATGTGCAAGGTGAAGAGCTGCTAAGAGATGCAGATCAGGCTGTTGCCAGCGTACATAACCTAAATGATGCTACTCGTGGTGTCTTGAAGGTGGGTATCTCACAGTCTTTTGGTACTATGCATATCATTCCTGCTTTACCAGAATTTATGGCAAGACACCCGGAGCTTGAACTGCAAGTCAGCCTCCTTGACCACAAGGTCGATGTAGTCAGTGAAGGCTTAGATCTATTACTGACGATGTCTGAGCAGTTACCTCTTGGCATGGTTGCAAGACCACTGATGAAATGTCAGTTCTTATTGGCAGCCTCTCCTTCTTATATTGAGCAACATGGTATGCCAAACCGACCTGAACAGCTGGTCGATCACAACTGTCTTGTTTATCAAGGTGAGTGGCATGAGCATAGTGTTTGGCAGTTTAAGCAAGGCGATGATTATTGTGAGATAGGCGTATCGGGCAACTTTAGAGTCGATAATGCACCTGCGCTAAAAACAGCAGCAGTGAGTGGCTTAGGTGTGGTTTATCTTGCCAGTTATTTATTGGAAGATGAAATTGCTCAGGGCACGTTAGTGCCATTACTTGATGAGTGGCAACTGACCAATCATCTGCCTTTACAAGCCGTATATCCAAGACGTAAACATTTAGCACCAAAGGTCAGCGCATTCATCGATTTCATTAAAGATCATATCGGTAGCCCACCTTATTGGGATGACCCATATAAAGAATTGTATGCAAAACGTAAGTAA
- a CDS encoding YggN family protein, translated as MKRLLTSVGVSAVLLSASSVQIVNANEDSDKHFKNECEVSLNYDVTVEPKKLTVSEVGKEQYRIEMNKLFVNGEQVPLNKQQQALVNQYADEVSAQVPEVIELVNDAVAMASTAVSMALTPLLGDATGAKIDEMMDGLQQRIENVAYQHGDTFYLGATESSLENAFGEEFEQEMEQLAQNSIGTMVMTLGSEMMSGEGGSFEQKMESFSTKMESIGDDIELQMEGQAQDLEIRGEKLCKRFKSLVVLEKELHTQVPELAKYSLIATANKEMRE; from the coding sequence ATGAAAAGACTACTTACCTCTGTTGGTGTATCCGCTGTACTACTGTCAGCCTCTAGTGTGCAAATAGTTAATGCAAATGAAGATTCAGATAAGCACTTTAAAAATGAATGTGAAGTATCGTTAAATTACGACGTTACCGTTGAGCCGAAAAAATTGACCGTAAGTGAAGTCGGTAAAGAACAGTACAGAATTGAAATGAATAAGCTTTTTGTCAATGGTGAACAAGTACCGCTTAACAAACAGCAGCAAGCATTGGTAAACCAATACGCCGATGAGGTTTCTGCTCAAGTTCCCGAGGTTATCGAGCTTGTTAATGATGCCGTAGCAATGGCTTCGACAGCGGTGAGTATGGCATTGACTCCTTTGTTAGGTGATGCAACTGGCGCTAAAATTGATGAAATGATGGATGGTTTGCAACAGCGCATTGAAAATGTGGCCTATCAGCATGGTGACACATTTTACCTTGGTGCAACCGAGTCTTCGCTTGAAAATGCATTTGGAGAAGAGTTTGAGCAAGAGATGGAGCAGCTAGCCCAAAACTCTATCGGCACTATGGTGATGACGCTAGGAAGCGAAATGATGTCGGGTGAAGGCGGTTCGTTTGAGCAGAAAATGGAGTCATTTTCAACCAAAATGGAATCAATCGGCGATGACATAGAACTGCAAATGGAAGGGCAAGCACAAGATCTTGAAATTCGTGGTGAAAAGCTCTGTAAGAGATTTAAGTCTTTAGTGGTATTAGAGAAAGAGCTACACACTCAAGTACCTGAATTAGCAAAGTACTCTTTGATAGCGACGGCAAACAAAGAAATGCGTGAGTAA
- the glsB gene encoding glutaminase B, giving the protein MPELALLEEVVKKVRPLLGKGKVADYIPALAEVNANKLGIAVTTRDGVTIGAGDYLEPFSIQSISKVFSLTLALMHYEEPEIWSRVGKEPSGQSFNSLVQVELEKGLPRNPFINAGALVIADLLQGRLGAPKQRMLEIVRELSDNPRVGYDKVVANSEYQHSARNAAIAYLMKSFGNFNNDVNTVLKSYFHYCSLRMSCADLSKAMLYLANRGKNLAGKQLITPVQTRQLNALLATSGLYDGAGEFAYRVGMPGKSGVGGGIIAVIPGDMSVCVWSPELDANGNSLAGTAALETLCQTLGRSIF; this is encoded by the coding sequence ATGCCTGAATTGGCATTACTTGAGGAGGTCGTGAAGAAAGTACGACCTCTTTTAGGTAAGGGTAAAGTTGCAGATTACATTCCTGCTCTTGCTGAGGTAAATGCTAATAAACTGGGTATAGCCGTGACCACCAGAGATGGTGTCACGATAGGGGCTGGGGATTATCTCGAGCCCTTTTCAATTCAAAGTATTTCAAAAGTATTTAGCTTAACACTGGCGTTAATGCATTACGAAGAGCCTGAAATTTGGTCACGTGTTGGTAAAGAGCCATCAGGACAATCTTTTAATTCTCTAGTGCAAGTTGAGTTAGAAAAAGGGCTACCGAGAAACCCATTTATTAATGCGGGTGCCTTGGTCATTGCTGACCTGTTGCAAGGTCGGTTAGGTGCGCCAAAGCAGCGAATGTTAGAAATTGTACGTGAGCTCAGTGACAATCCAAGAGTGGGTTACGACAAAGTCGTTGCTAATTCTGAATATCAACACAGTGCGCGTAATGCTGCTATCGCTTATTTGATGAAGTCGTTCGGTAACTTTAATAATGACGTTAATACCGTTCTTAAGAGTTATTTTCATTATTGCTCTTTGAGAATGAGTTGTGCTGATCTGTCTAAAGCAATGTTATACCTCGCTAACAGAGGTAAAAACCTCGCTGGAAAACAACTGATCACACCGGTACAAACTAGGCAGTTAAATGCTTTGTTAGCCACTTCGGGTTTATATGACGGCGCTGGTGAGTTTGCTTATCGCGTTGGTATGCCCGGAAAAAGTGGCGTCGGCGGAGGTATTATTGCCGTTATTCCAGGGGATATGTCTGTTTGTGTATGGTCACCGGAACTCGATGCTAATGGTAACTCTCTTGCTGGAACTGCCGCGCTAGAGACACTTTGCCAAACGCTTGGTCGTTCAATTTTTTAA
- a CDS encoding 50S ribosome-binding protein YggL: MAANRSRRLRKKLRVDEFQEFGFDTNWTFNESVTEEQIDSIVDQFIETIIEPRDLGFHGGGHKEWEGIIATQDIGKCTDEDRAAVKTFFEGQPVADVEIGELYDIWWS; this comes from the coding sequence ATGGCAGCTAATCGCAGTCGTCGTTTACGTAAAAAGTTACGCGTTGATGAGTTTCAAGAGTTTGGATTCGATACAAACTGGACTTTCAATGAGTCTGTAACTGAAGAGCAGATTGATTCAATTGTTGATCAGTTCATCGAGACAATTATTGAACCTAGAGATCTTGGGTTCCATGGCGGCGGACATAAAGAGTGGGAAGGTATTATTGCTACTCAAGATATCGGTAAATGTACAGATGAAGACCGAGCTGCAGTTAAAACCTTCTTCGAAGGCCAACCTGTTGCAGATGTCGAAATCGGTGAGCTATACGATATTTGGTGGAGCTAA
- the trmB gene encoding tRNA (guanosine(46)-N7)-methyltransferase TrmB, translating to MSEVTTAEFNEEGKYLRKVRSFVLREGRLTKGQAQALEQQWPAMGLDYTPEPIDLVEVFGREADTVLEIGFGMGASLVEMAKAAPELNFIGIEVHKPGVGACLSIAAEAGVTNLRVYHHDALEVLENSLADASLARLQLFFPDPWHKTRHHKRRIVQAPFAELIRNKLKVGGVFHLATDWENYSEHMLEVMNSAPGYKNQSATGDVVERPEHRPLTKFEARGHRLGHGVWDLMFERV from the coding sequence ATGAGCGAAGTAACAACCGCTGAATTCAATGAAGAAGGTAAATACCTTCGCAAAGTAAGAAGCTTTGTATTAAGAGAAGGCCGCCTTACAAAAGGGCAAGCACAAGCGTTGGAGCAACAATGGCCAGCCATGGGCCTAGATTATACGCCTGAACCTATCGATTTAGTCGAGGTTTTTGGTCGTGAAGCTGACACCGTGCTTGAGATCGGTTTCGGTATGGGCGCTTCATTAGTTGAAATGGCTAAAGCGGCTCCAGAGTTAAACTTTATCGGTATTGAAGTACATAAGCCGGGTGTTGGCGCCTGTTTGTCTATCGCGGCAGAAGCTGGGGTGACTAACCTGCGCGTGTATCATCATGATGCGCTTGAAGTGTTAGAAAACAGCCTTGCCGATGCAAGTTTGGCAAGGTTGCAGTTATTCTTCCCTGATCCGTGGCACAAAACACGTCATCATAAGCGTAGAATAGTACAGGCACCTTTTGCTGAGCTTATCCGCAACAAACTTAAAGTGGGTGGCGTGTTCCATCTGGCGACAGATTGGGAAAACTACAGTGAGCACATGTTAGAAGTCATGAACAGTGCGCCTGGTTATAAAAACCAATCGGCGACAGGTGATGTTGTTGAGCGTCCTGAACATCGTCCGCTAACAAAGTTCGAAGCACGTGGTCATCGCTTAGGTCATGGCGTTTGGGACCTTATGTTTGAGCGTGTCTAA
- the mutY gene encoding A/G-specific adenine glycosylase: MKTTPLFSDRIISWYDVHGRKQLPWQQSKTPYKVWISEIMLQQTQVATVIPYFEKFIARFPNIDTLASADQDEVLHHWTGLGYYARARNLHKAAQQIVEQHQGIFPVDFDDVLALPGIGRSTAGAVLSLSLGLNHPILDGNVKRVLARHGKIEGWPGKKPVEDKLWLLTQQLTPNVEIQKYNQAMMDIGATVCTRSKPNCPACPVAIDCQAQLSGRQLEYPGKKPKKVIPVKAAWLLVLEQQNNVHLQKRPPSGIWGGLWCFAQFSTKDELDEHLSNQAYDISHREDLVGFRHTFSHFHLDIQPVLVSINKISDNQIMEQDSSVWYNLPHPPKVGLASATERILASLGSVLNKE, from the coding sequence ATGAAAACTACCCCACTCTTTTCAGACCGAATTATTAGTTGGTACGATGTCCATGGTCGTAAGCAACTCCCCTGGCAGCAAAGTAAAACCCCATATAAAGTATGGATATCAGAGATTATGTTGCAGCAAACCCAAGTTGCCACGGTTATTCCTTACTTTGAAAAGTTTATCGCGCGCTTCCCAAACATCGACACTTTAGCGTCAGCAGACCAAGATGAAGTGCTGCATCACTGGACTGGCTTAGGTTATTACGCCAGAGCACGTAACCTTCATAAAGCCGCCCAACAAATAGTTGAGCAACATCAAGGTATTTTCCCTGTCGATTTTGATGATGTACTGGCATTGCCAGGTATAGGTCGCTCGACAGCTGGTGCTGTTCTGTCGTTATCGCTTGGATTAAATCACCCCATCCTTGATGGCAACGTAAAACGTGTGCTTGCAAGGCATGGCAAAATCGAAGGTTGGCCTGGCAAAAAACCGGTAGAAGATAAACTTTGGCTGCTCACGCAGCAATTAACGCCAAACGTAGAGATTCAAAAGTATAATCAAGCAATGATGGATATCGGCGCAACGGTATGCACTCGCTCTAAACCCAATTGCCCAGCTTGCCCCGTTGCAATTGACTGCCAAGCTCAACTCTCGGGCCGCCAGCTGGAATATCCAGGTAAGAAGCCTAAAAAAGTCATTCCGGTAAAAGCTGCATGGCTACTGGTATTAGAGCAGCAAAATAATGTCCATTTGCAAAAACGCCCACCGAGTGGGATTTGGGGTGGACTTTGGTGTTTTGCTCAATTTTCGACTAAAGATGAACTAGACGAGCATTTGAGCAATCAAGCGTACGATATTAGTCATCGCGAGGATTTGGTTGGCTTTAGACACACCTTTAGCCATTTCCACCTCGATATTCAACCCGTTTTAGTATCAATAAACAAGATTAGCGATAACCAGATCATGGAACAAGACTCCTCTGTCTGGTATAACTTACCTCATCCACCTAAAGTTGGTTTAGCCTCAGCGACTGAGCGGATTCTAGCGAGTTTAGGTTCTGTATTAAATAAGGAGTAA
- a CDS encoding oxidative damage protection protein: MARTVNCVYFKKEAEGLGFQLYPGDLGKRIFDNVSKEAWTLWQSKQTMLINEKKLNMMNVDDRKFLEVQMVNFLFEGKDVEIEGFVPEKDDE, from the coding sequence ATGGCTCGCACAGTAAATTGCGTATATTTTAAAAAAGAAGCTGAAGGCTTAGGATTTCAGCTTTACCCTGGTGATTTAGGCAAGCGTATTTTCGACAATGTGAGTAAAGAAGCTTGGACGCTTTGGCAATCAAAGCAAACCATGCTTATCAATGAAAAGAAACTCAACATGATGAATGTCGATGACCGAAAATTCCTAGAAGTGCAGATGGTTAACTTTCTGTTTGAAGGAAAAGATGTCGAGATCGAAGGCTTTGTTCCTGAAAAAGACGACGAATAG
- a CDS encoding YceI family protein: MKKGLLATALATTLMMVSTAQAADYVIDTEGAHASIEFRVSHLGYSFVAGRFNTFEGDFSFDQSKIADSKVNVTINTTSIDSNHAERDKHLRSPDFLNTAKFPTATFESTSVDDKGDGNFVLKGNFTLNGVTKPLAIDAKAIGEGSDPWGGYRAGFTGSTEFALKDYDIKMDLGPASSHVSLNLVVEGMRQ; the protein is encoded by the coding sequence ATGAAAAAGGGTTTATTGGCAACTGCATTGGCAACAACGTTGATGATGGTGAGTACGGCACAAGCAGCAGATTACGTCATCGACACCGAAGGTGCTCATGCCTCTATAGAGTTTAGGGTAAGCCATCTAGGTTATAGCTTCGTAGCAGGTCGTTTTAATACTTTTGAAGGGGACTTCTCATTTGATCAAAGCAAGATTGCGGATTCAAAGGTCAATGTCACCATTAATACAACCAGTATCGATTCAAACCACGCTGAACGTGATAAACATTTACGTAGTCCGGACTTTTTAAATACTGCAAAATTTCCTACTGCGACGTTTGAATCTACCTCGGTTGACGATAAAGGTGATGGTAACTTTGTACTAAAGGGGAATTTCACCTTAAACGGTGTGACCAAACCATTAGCGATTGATGCAAAAGCAATAGGAGAGGGAAGTGACCCTTGGGGCGGATATCGTGCTGGATTTACCGGTAGCACTGAATTTGCGCTAAAAGATTACGACATTAAAATGGATTTAGGCCCAGCATCTTCTCACGTTAGCTTAAACCTCGTCGTTGAAGGTATGCGTCAGTAA
- a CDS encoding cytochrome b, which translates to MLLNTKKSYGLVAILFHWLSALAVIGLFAVGFWMVDLTYYSEWYKTAPYLHKSVGLILLLLTLSRIFWRMFTPNPKSLASHKRWERSAGHITHGVLYLLLLVIMVSGFLISTADDRGIWVFNWFEIPSLGVFMEDQADIAGVIHQYAAYSLIGLVLIHALGALKHHFIDKDSTLLRIIKIKND; encoded by the coding sequence ATGCTCTTAAATACAAAAAAGTCTTACGGCCTAGTCGCTATCCTTTTTCATTGGCTTTCTGCTTTAGCCGTTATAGGCCTATTTGCCGTTGGTTTTTGGATGGTTGATTTAACTTATTACAGTGAATGGTACAAAACGGCGCCATATCTACACAAAAGCGTTGGGCTAATATTGTTATTGCTGACGCTTAGCAGAATATTCTGGCGAATGTTCACTCCCAACCCAAAGAGTTTAGCCAGTCATAAAAGATGGGAGAGAAGTGCAGGCCATATAACGCACGGTGTTTTATACCTGCTTCTGCTTGTCATTATGGTTAGCGGTTTCTTAATTTCTACCGCTGACGATCGAGGTATATGGGTATTTAATTGGTTTGAAATACCCAGTCTTGGGGTATTTATGGAAGACCAAGCCGATATCGCCGGCGTGATCCACCAATACGCAGCATACAGTTTAATCGGTTTAGTGCTGATCCATGCACTTGGTGCATTGAAACATCACTTTATCGATAAAGATTCAACACTACTCAGAATAATCAAAATTAAAAATGACTAA